The Bdellovibrio sp. ZAP7 DNA segment GGTGGTGGATGCAAAATCCAACGAATTTACTTTCTTAGAATCTTGGCTGACCGATTTTAACGCGAAAACAGATTCCTTGGATTCCGCCGAGCAGATGATTAAGGCGTTGAGCCTGTTGCAAAAATATCTCGCTGCTTTATTAGTTGATGGTAAGGACAGTGCAGAACTTGCTTTGCAGTTTCCATTGGTGGCCCAAAGCAGCCGCGAAGCTCTTTTCCTTCATTGTAAAACTGGGAGCCAGCAATTTGTGGTTCCTATTATAAATGTGATTGAAATCACCTCATCGCTTCCTATGTCTCCGTTGCCAGACTTACGTGAAGGTCTTGCCGGAGTGATCCCATTCAGAGGCGAAGCGGTTCCCGTGATTGACTTAAAATCATACGGATTTCATTCTGTAAACACGAATAAATTTTATTACGTTATCTGTGAGCATGCCGGCACACGTTTTTCATTACAAGTTACAGAGACTGATGAACTTTTAAGTCTTAAAGACAAAGATATGCAAAACTTAAGTGATCATCCCACCATGCTTACGGTACCTTTCATCAAGCAATTTTTCGTTAAGGAAGAGCACAGTGTGATGGTACTCGATATTGAAAAATTGGTGGCTTAATGAATTCACATTATTTGTTTCCTGGTAAGCACGCGGCCTTTAAAGAAGAGACCGTTATTTCCACGCTGTTGGGTTCTTGCGTTGCAGTTGCGATCTATGATCCGACAACACGAATCGGCGGATTAAATCACTATCTATTGCCCGATGCGCAGCCTAATGAGCGTGCGAACTCTCGTTATGGCAATCACGCCATCCAAATGTTGGTGGAAGATTGCGTAAAGCTGGGTGCCAATCGCTCGCAATTAAAAGCGAAAGTCTATGGTGGCGGAAACGTTATCAGTGTGTCTTCTTTGGGAGATGCCATCGGTAAACGTAACATTGAACTTGCCGAGAGCATGTTGCGTGAAATGGGTATTCCCATAACCGAGCGCAACGTGGGTGGCGAATCTGCGCGCACTATAAAATTTAATACGGCTACTGCGGATGTTTTGCATAATCAAACAAAAGAAGGCGGCGCCGACAGTCCTGTCGACGTGTCTGGTTTTAAACCTTTGGCGGTGGCTAAAGGTGTGAAAGTTTTGGTAGTGGATGATTCAGCCACAGTGCGCACGTTGTTCTCCAAAATCTTCACCAGCAGTGGTTTGGAAGTTGTAGGTGCAGCAGCTGATGCTTATCAAGCCCGCGATTTAATTGTTAATAAAAAACCTGATGTGATGACTTTGGATATCGAGATGCCAAAGATGTCAGGAGTTATGTTCCTAGAAAAAATCATGAAGCATCATCCGATTCCGGTGGTGATGGTTTCTTCTCTGGCGAATACCGGGGAGGCCGCGCTTAAATCTTTGGATTTGGGTGCAGTAGAGTTCGTACATAAACCGTCACAGTTTGATCCGCAAGTTTTAAAGGAGCTCGCTGAAACGCTGGTTATGAAAGTGCGTGCAGCAGCATCTGTGAATGTGATTAAAAAGTTAAAAGAAACGCCGGCTTCAGAAGCCCGTGTTTCTGTTCCTACGAAAGCTGTTCGTCGTGCAGCCGAGCTTAAAATCGTTGTGGTCGGTGGCAATGCTGGCAGCGCCGATGCACTGGAACAGTTTATTGCAACTCTTGCGGCGGATACTCCGCCAGTTGTGGTGTCTTGCAGTACTGTTGCGAATTTCGTGACGGCATATATTTCTAAAGTAAAAGCGAAATCCAAAGTCACACCAGTTGTGGGTAAGGATGGGGATTTCCTTAGAATGGGTCACGTCTATTTTATTCCGTCAGAACATCACGGTAAGATTGTTACGGGTCCCCAAGGTCCTGTTTTGAAACTTGAGAAAGGCGCGCCTGTGGCGTCTCAGTTGCCTTCCAGTAACGTCCTATTCCAATCTGCTGCGAACTCCTTTGGAAAAGGTGTCTTTGCGGTTCTGTTGGGTGGATTTGGTACTGATGGCGTTAACGGCCTGACCGAGGTGCAAAAACTTGGTGGCGCAAGCGTCGTACAGCATCCAGAAGAAGCTCAGTTCCCTTATGGCCCGCAAAAAGCGATTGAGCTTGGCGTGGCAGATGAGGTATTAAAAGCTGAAGCTTTGGCTGCGTACTTGATGCAATACCGTAACCAAAACCTATATTAACCGCACTAAAAGCAATTTCACTGCGGCTGATAACTTATTTGAGTTGGGAGGTCGCGGTGGAAATTTTGAATTTTGTTGCTGGTGAGTTTAAGGCTTCCGGAAATTCAAAGACTTTTGCTAAATACTCTCCATTTGATGGTTCGCAATTGGCTTCGGTTGCTGATTCCGATGCGATGGATGTGATTCTTTCTTTGCAGAGTTCGAAAAAAGCTTTGGCAGGATTTGAAACTTCCACTCCAGAATCTCGTGCAGAACTGTTGAATAAGCTTGCGGCCTACCTTGAGCAGAATGCTTCAGAGATCGCTTATCAAGAAGCCCTTCATCAAGGCCTACCTCAGAAATTTGTTTTAAAAAATAGCGTCCAGGTTTCCATTTCTATCCTTCGCGAAACGGCGAGTGATTTGTTAAAGCCATTATCTGCAGGTAAAGTCGTTAAAGCTTCCGGGCTGATTGGAATCATCACTCCTTGGTGTTTGTCTTTGCGCCTGGTGACTGAGCGTTTGGCGCCAGCGTTGGCCGCAGGTAATGCCGTTATCATCAAAGTTTCTGAACAGTCTCCGATCACTGCAAAAATTTTGGGTGAAGCGTTTAAAGCCATGGAACTCCCTTTGGGCTTGGTACAAGTTTTAAATGGGGGAGCAGAGGTTGCACAAATTATCGCAGGTCACCCTGGGATTCGTGCGATCACGGCTGCGGGTAAATCCTCGACGATGGAAGCGATTGCCAAGGCAGCCCTTCCTCAAATGAAAAAGCTGCAGCTTGGTGGCGGTGCTAAAAACGCTGCAATTGTTTTGAATGATTTTGATTTTAAGAATCGCATGGCCGAGATCATGGCGCCGTTCCTATTGGGACAAGGTCAGATGTGTTGGAATATGACTCGTCTGTTTGTGTTGGATTCCTTTGTTAAGGAATTCAATGAAGAGCTTAAAAACTTTTTGGCGGATTTGAAGCCGTTGAATTCTCCTGAAGGGGATTCCATCTGGACGCCATTGATTTCCAAAGATCGTGCCGAGATTTTAAATCAAAAAACTCAGTTCGGTATTTCGGAACATGGAAAAGTTTTTGCCCAACCCTCAAAAGATGGTGCAGGAAATTTCGTCAAACCTACATTCATGGCGGACCTTCCAAATTGTTCCGTCATGCAACAGGATGAGTTGTT contains these protein-coding regions:
- a CDS encoding chemotaxis protein CheW, whose protein sequence is MSDFFGDDFTVELKKYFLDATLKEVESFIDLIDESTLQKVTVEIREKAESWVVDAKSNEFTFLESWLTDFNAKTDSLDSAEQMIKALSLLQKYLAALLVDGKDSAELALQFPLVAQSSREALFLHCKTGSQQFVVPIINVIEITSSLPMSPLPDLREGLAGVIPFRGEAVPVIDLKSYGFHSVNTNKFYYVICEHAGTRFSLQVTETDELLSLKDKDMQNLSDHPTMLTVPFIKQFFVKEEHSVMVLDIEKLVA
- a CDS encoding chemotaxis protein CheB, giving the protein MNSHYLFPGKHAAFKEETVISTLLGSCVAVAIYDPTTRIGGLNHYLLPDAQPNERANSRYGNHAIQMLVEDCVKLGANRSQLKAKVYGGGNVISVSSLGDAIGKRNIELAESMLREMGIPITERNVGGESARTIKFNTATADVLHNQTKEGGADSPVDVSGFKPLAVAKGVKVLVVDDSATVRTLFSKIFTSSGLEVVGAAADAYQARDLIVNKKPDVMTLDIEMPKMSGVMFLEKIMKHHPIPVVMVSSLANTGEAALKSLDLGAVEFVHKPSQFDPQVLKELAETLVMKVRAAASVNVIKKLKETPASEARVSVPTKAVRRAAELKIVVVGGNAGSADALEQFIATLAADTPPVVVSCSTVANFVTAYISKVKAKSKVTPVVGKDGDFLRMGHVYFIPSEHHGKIVTGPQGPVLKLEKGAPVASQLPSSNVLFQSAANSFGKGVFAVLLGGFGTDGVNGLTEVQKLGGASVVQHPEEAQFPYGPQKAIELGVADEVLKAEALAAYLMQYRNQNLY
- a CDS encoding aldehyde dehydrogenase family protein, translating into MEILNFVAGEFKASGNSKTFAKYSPFDGSQLASVADSDAMDVILSLQSSKKALAGFETSTPESRAELLNKLAAYLEQNASEIAYQEALHQGLPQKFVLKNSVQVSISILRETASDLLKPLSAGKVVKASGLIGIITPWCLSLRLVTERLAPALAAGNAVIIKVSEQSPITAKILGEAFKAMELPLGLVQVLNGGAEVAQIIAGHPGIRAITAAGKSSTMEAIAKAALPQMKKLQLGGGAKNAAIVLNDFDFKNRMAEIMAPFLLGQGQMCWNMTRLFVLDSFVKEFNEELKNFLADLKPLNSPEGDSIWTPLISKDRAEILNQKTQFGISEHGKVFAQPSKDGAGNFVKPTFMADLPNCSVMQQDELFAPLFLETSVKYQHEAVKWTNTSYLGHSAIVWGSEEKFAKVAEKLDVGQVSLNKWLVNEPHTVFGVKQSSFGITEMSWSGSFYSDVKKLTIAP